A stretch of the Myripristis murdjan chromosome 24, fMyrMur1.1, whole genome shotgun sequence genome encodes the following:
- the fez2b gene encoding fasciculation and elongation protein zeta-2, producing MAAPLAHFDEDWQDFNEFKPSSDTPDQLDQLNSNVGDSSSGLDDFSDLDNSFSGEICSFKSMEDLVHDFDEKLTVCFRNYNTTTENIAPIKPITEDNYLKNDEVWNALTDNYGNVMPVDWKTSHTRSLHLPTLNLCEHEKLDNQSLDLSDDEELREQMDMHSIIISCINDEPLFTAEQVIEEIEEMMQESPDPEDDESPSQSDLSMLSQDLHALKRSGSNSSYEDRLRLLSMSELTEALEEVETAIRRYSEELIQALALRDELDYEKEVKNSFISLLIDVQNRQKEHRELLRKKKKIRSTTTAGSNGQRTASTHVPGTLLTLEGLSNVIQNGLRQTFGNTGGDKQYLTTVIPYEKKAGSPSVEDLQILTKILHAMRDDSEKVPSLLTDYILKALV from the exons ATGGCGGCGCCGTTAGCCCACTTTGACGAGGACTGGCAGGATTTTAACGAATTCAAGCCGTCCTCCGACACTCCAGACCAGCTGGACCAGCTCAATTCAAACGTGGGCGATTCGTCGTCCGGCCTGGACGATTTCTCCGACCTCGACAACAGCTTCTCCGGGGAGATATGCAGCTTCAAATCGATGGAGGACCTTGTCCACGACTTCGATGAAAAGCTCACCGTGTGCTTCCGAAACTACAACACCACGACGGAAAACATAGCCCCCATTAAACCCATCACGGAGGATAATTACTTAAAGAACGACGA GGTGTGGAACGCACTGACAGATAATTATGGCAATGTAATGCCTGTGGACTGGAAGACATCACACACTCGCTCCCTACACCTGCCCACCCTCAATCTCTGCGAGCATGAG AAGTTGGATAACCAGTCTCTGGATCTGTCAGACGATGAGGAGCTAAGGGAGCAGATGGATATGCACTCAATCATCATCTCCTGTATCAACGATGAACCACTTTTCACCGCTGAGCAG GTGATAGAGGAAATTGAGGAGATGATGCAGGAGTCTCCAGACCCAGAGGATGACGAGAGCCCCTCCCAGTCAGACCTGTCCATGCTCTCTCAGGACCTCCATGCACTGAAACGCTCCGGCTCCAACTCCAGCTATGAGGACC GGCTGCGCCTGCTGTCTATGTCTGAGCTGACTGAGGCTCTGGAGGAAGTGGAGACAGCCATTCGCCGCTACAGTGAAGAACTGATCCAGGCTCTGGCCCTACGTGACGAGCTGGACTACGAAAAggag gtgaagaACAGCTTCATTTCACTGCTGATCGACGTGcagaacagacagaaggagCACCGCGAGCTGCTGcgcaagaagaagaaaatccgCAGCACAACCACAGCTGGCTCCAACGGCCAGAGGACAGCCTCCACACATGTACCAGGCACG CTTCTCACTCTCGAGGGACTCTCCAATGTCATTCAAAATGGCCTCCGTCAAACTTTTGGCAACACAGGAGGGGACAAACAG tatCTGACCACAGTAATCCCCTATGAGAAGAAAGCAGGCTCCCCATCTGTAGAAGATCTCCAGATTTTAACAAAGA TACTCCATGCCATGCGGGATGACAGTGAGAAAGTACCCAGCCTGCTAACAGACTACATTCTCAAAG CTCTGGTATGA